A window of the Yersinia rochesterensis genome harbors these coding sequences:
- the pmbA gene encoding metalloprotease PmbA gives MKVVTQVAEQRKTLEQAVAQALELARAGSDAAEVAVSKTTGISVSTRFGEVENVEFNSDGALGITVYHQQRKGSASTTDLNPDAVARTVQAALDIARYTSPDPYAGPAEKSLLAFEAPDLDLFHPSDLDAEQGILLAARAEQAALQADKRITNTEGGSFNSHYGIRVFGNSHGMLQSYCSSRHSLSSSVIAEHNGDMERDYAYTIGRRMEDLANPEWVGEECARRTLSRLSPRKLPTMQSPVLFAAEVATGLFGHLVSAISGGNIYRKSTFLLDHLGKQILPEWLTIEEHPHLLRGLASTPFDSEGVRTLQREIVKDGVLQTYLLTSYSARKLGLQSTGHAGGIHNWRIAGQGQDFAGMLKQLDKGLVVTELMGQGVSTVTGDYSRGAAGFWVENGEIQYPVSEITIAGNLKDMLRNIVSVGSDIETRSNIQCGSILLPAMKIAGE, from the coding sequence ATGAAAGTAGTCACTCAAGTTGCAGAACAGCGTAAAACGCTGGAACAAGCAGTTGCACAGGCTTTAGAGTTAGCCCGTGCGGGTTCTGATGCGGCCGAAGTTGCCGTAAGCAAAACCACCGGAATCAGTGTCAGCACCCGCTTTGGTGAAGTGGAAAACGTGGAATTCAACAGCGATGGTGCGCTGGGAATCACTGTTTATCATCAACAGCGTAAGGGTAGCGCCTCCACCACTGACTTAAATCCGGATGCGGTCGCCCGTACGGTGCAGGCTGCACTGGATATCGCCCGCTATACCTCACCGGATCCTTATGCTGGCCCGGCGGAAAAATCGCTGCTGGCCTTTGAAGCGCCAGATCTGGATTTGTTCCATCCGAGCGATTTAGATGCTGAGCAAGGTATCTTGCTGGCCGCCCGCGCAGAACAAGCGGCATTGCAGGCTGACAAGCGGATTACCAATACCGAAGGTGGTAGTTTTAATAGCCATTATGGCATCAGGGTGTTCGGTAATAGCCACGGGATGTTGCAGAGTTACTGCTCAAGCCGCCATTCACTCTCCAGCAGTGTGATTGCAGAGCACAATGGTGATATGGAGCGGGATTACGCCTATACCATTGGCCGTCGAATGGAAGATTTAGCCAACCCGGAATGGGTCGGTGAAGAGTGCGCCCGCCGTACTTTATCCCGCTTATCACCCCGCAAACTGCCGACTATGCAGTCGCCGGTGTTGTTTGCCGCAGAAGTCGCTACCGGCCTGTTTGGTCACTTGGTTTCGGCTATTAGCGGCGGCAATATTTATCGTAAATCCACTTTCTTACTCGACCACCTTGGCAAGCAGATTTTGCCGGAGTGGCTAACTATTGAAGAACATCCACATTTACTGCGTGGCTTGGCTTCGACCCCCTTTGACAGTGAGGGCGTGCGCACGCTGCAACGCGAGATCGTCAAGGACGGGGTGCTGCAAACCTATCTGTTGACCAGCTATTCGGCCCGTAAGTTGGGGCTGCAAAGTACCGGCCATGCGGGTGGTATCCATAACTGGCGCATTGCCGGCCAGGGGCAGGACTTCGCCGGGATGCTCAAACAACTGGACAAAGGGTTGGTGGTGACTGAGTTAATGGGGCAGGGGGTTAGCACCGTGACCGGTGATTATTCCCGTGGCGCGGCCGGTTTTTGGGTTGAAAACGGTGAGATTCAGTATCCGGTCAGCGAGATAACCATCGCCGGTAATCTGAAAGATATGTTGCGTAATATCGTGAGTGTGGGCAGCGACATCGAAACCCGCAGTAACATTCAGTGCGGCTCTATTTTATTACCTGCGATGAAGATTGCGGGCGAATAA
- the yjgA gene encoding ribosome biogenesis factor YjgA: protein MNKQPEDWLDEVPEDKNDDDEEIIWVSKSEIKRDAEALKDLGTELVELGKNALEKIPLDEDLLAAVELAQKIKKEGRRRQIQLIGKMLRARDVEPIQTALDKLKNRHNQQVSLFHKLELLRDRLVEEGDDAIPTVLELYPEADRQQLRSLVRNAQKEKAANKPPKSFRQIFQYLRELAEKK from the coding sequence ATGAACAAGCAGCCCGAAGACTGGCTAGATGAAGTCCCAGAAGATAAAAATGACGATGATGAAGAAATTATCTGGGTCAGTAAAAGTGAAATTAAACGTGATGCTGAAGCGCTGAAAGACCTCGGTACTGAACTGGTTGAGCTGGGTAAAAATGCGCTAGAGAAGATCCCATTGGATGAAGATCTGCTGGCAGCCGTTGAATTAGCACAGAAAATCAAGAAAGAAGGCCGCCGCCGCCAGATCCAGTTAATTGGTAAAATGCTGCGCGCCCGTGATGTAGAGCCGATTCAAACTGCATTGGATAAACTGAAAAACCGCCATAATCAGCAAGTCTCGCTGTTCCACAAACTGGAATTACTGCGCGACCGTTTGGTTGAAGAAGGCGATGATGCTATCCCGACCGTGTTGGAATTGTATCCAGAGGCTGACCGCCAACAGCTGCGTAGCTTGGTGCGTAATGCCCAGAAAGAGAAAGCTGCCAATAAACCGCCGAAATCATTCCGCCAGATTTTCCAGTATCTGCGTGAATTGGCTGAGAAAAAGTAA
- a CDS encoding barstar family protein has product MVKVVFDFDHIPDLPAFYDAFSQKFALGEGFGANLDALWDVVTGEIALPVEIEFIHFNHRRKRRFGAIVLLFEEAEEELAGSLRFNIT; this is encoded by the coding sequence ATGGTAAAAGTGGTATTCGATTTTGACCATATACCGGATCTTCCCGCTTTTTACGACGCATTCTCCCAAAAGTTTGCGCTGGGCGAAGGTTTTGGTGCCAATCTGGATGCGCTGTGGGATGTGGTAACGGGCGAGATAGCTTTACCGGTAGAGATTGAATTTATTCATTTCAATCACCGCCGGAAACGCCGTTTTGGGGCAATAGTTTTATTGTTCGAAGAGGCGGAAGAGGAGCTGGCCGGGAGCCTGCGTTTCAATATAACTTGA
- a CDS encoding ribonuclease — protein sequence MNKRLIAILAALLVLAVAAWQSIDGVTVRAIGQAPDLERPQLSAPAPIEQLTQHQQVAKYLQAHHRLPDFYITKQQAREKGWNPKDGNLCKVLPGKAIGGDRFSNRERQLPDAKGRNWREADVNYRCGHRGTDRLLYSNDGLIYLTQDHYKHFIRME from the coding sequence ATGAATAAACGACTTATAGCTATTCTGGCGGCGTTATTGGTGTTGGCCGTGGCAGCATGGCAGAGTATCGACGGTGTCACTGTGCGCGCTATCGGCCAAGCGCCGGACTTAGAGCGGCCACAGTTATCGGCCCCAGCACCTATCGAGCAATTAACTCAGCACCAGCAGGTGGCCAAATACTTGCAAGCCCATCACCGCCTGCCGGATTTTTATATTACTAAGCAACAGGCGCGCGAAAAGGGCTGGAATCCAAAAGACGGCAATTTGTGTAAGGTATTGCCGGGTAAGGCCATTGGTGGCGATCGTTTTTCTAACCGTGAACGCCAACTGCCCGATGCCAAAGGCCGCAACTGGCGTGAGGCCGATGTGAATTATCGTTGCGGGCATCGTGGTACTGATCGGTTGCTTTACTCCAATGACGGCCTGATTTATCTGACTCAGGATCACTACAAGCATTTCATTCGGATGGAGTAA
- a CDS encoding NAD-dependent succinate-semialdehyde dehydrogenase — protein MSAQNPSSNSLSNPLQAQRHSDGVYHIGYFVGGSWHQAQDTFAVHNPATGELVAKVAKSGKQETEAAIKAASEAFPAWRKTPAKQRAEILQRWYLLIMEHQQSLAEIMVSEQGKPLKEALGEVAYAASFIQWFSEQAKRANGEIIPPAKEGARILATREPVGVVAAITPWNFPLAMLTRKLGPALAAGCTGLIKPANNTPLSAFALLALAEQAGVPAGVLNGVAGDTHAISDAIMASPEVRKISFTGSTEVGKTLMRNAAATMKKISMELGGNAPYIVFDDADLDAAIAGAMACKFRNAGQVCVCVNRFYIQDGVYDEFVNRLAAEVKKLKVGNGMDKDVNMGPLINLAGLEKMEDHVKDALEKGGRLLAGGSRHKLGGNFFQPTVIADATEQMKVASEETFGPLAACFRFKTEEEVIQRANNTPFGLAAYFYTQNLQRVFRVSDALESGMIGVNESSVSTELAPFGGVKESGLGREGSVLGLDEFMEVKTLHLGNL, from the coding sequence ATGTCAGCACAAAATCCATCGAGCAACTCATTAAGCAATCCCTTACAAGCGCAACGACATAGCGACGGTGTTTATCATATTGGCTATTTTGTCGGCGGTTCTTGGCATCAGGCGCAGGATACTTTTGCGGTTCATAATCCTGCGACCGGCGAGCTGGTCGCAAAAGTCGCTAAATCCGGTAAACAGGAAACGGAAGCTGCCATTAAAGCCGCTAGCGAAGCTTTCCCTGCCTGGCGCAAAACTCCCGCAAAACAGCGCGCAGAAATTTTACAGCGTTGGTATCTTCTGATTATGGAACACCAGCAATCATTGGCTGAAATAATGGTTTCTGAGCAAGGTAAACCATTGAAAGAAGCACTGGGCGAGGTTGCTTATGCCGCCAGCTTTATTCAATGGTTTAGTGAGCAGGCTAAACGTGCCAATGGCGAAATCATCCCGCCCGCTAAAGAAGGTGCCCGCATACTGGCGACCCGCGAACCGGTCGGTGTGGTGGCGGCTATCACGCCGTGGAATTTCCCATTGGCGATGCTCACCCGCAAACTGGGGCCTGCACTGGCAGCCGGTTGTACCGGGCTGATTAAACCGGCTAACAATACGCCGCTTTCCGCCTTTGCTTTGCTGGCATTGGCCGAGCAGGCGGGGGTGCCCGCCGGGGTGCTTAATGGTGTTGCCGGTGATACCCATGCTATCAGTGATGCCATCATGGCCAGCCCTGAAGTGCGCAAAATCTCCTTTACCGGCTCGACTGAAGTCGGCAAAACCTTGATGCGCAATGCCGCCGCCACCATGAAGAAAATCTCCATGGAACTGGGGGGGAATGCGCCGTATATCGTGTTTGATGATGCCGATTTGGATGCTGCCATCGCGGGCGCTATGGCCTGTAAATTCCGCAATGCCGGGCAAGTCTGTGTTTGTGTCAACCGCTTCTATATTCAGGATGGCGTCTATGACGAGTTTGTTAATCGGCTGGCCGCTGAAGTCAAGAAACTGAAAGTGGGCAACGGCATGGATAAAGACGTCAATATGGGGCCGCTGATTAACCTCGCAGGGTTGGAAAAAATGGAAGATCACGTCAAAGATGCGCTAGAGAAAGGCGGGCGATTATTGGCCGGTGGTAGCCGCCATAAACTGGGCGGTAATTTCTTCCAGCCGACGGTGATTGCAGATGCTACAGAGCAGATGAAAGTGGCCTCTGAAGAGACCTTTGGCCCACTGGCGGCGTGTTTCCGTTTTAAAACGGAAGAGGAAGTCATTCAGCGGGCGAATAACACGCCATTCGGGTTAGCGGCTTATTTTTATACTCAGAACTTACAGCGAGTATTCCGGGTTTCAGATGCGCTGGAAAGCGGTATGATTGGTGTGAACGAAAGCTCGGTTTCAACCGAGTTAGCGCCTTTCGGTGGCGTTAAAGAGTCTGGTCTGGGTCGTGAAGGTTCGGTGCTGGGGCTGGATGAGTTTATGGAAGTCAAAACCCTTCATCTGGGCAATCTATGA
- the aaeB gene encoding p-hydroxybenzoic acid efflux pump subunit AaeB: protein MSSPAFIRLRFAFKLSFAILAALFLGFHLQLETPRWSVLTAAIVAAGPAFAAGGEPFSGAIRHRGWLRIIGTFIGCIGGLIIIVLTIRAPVLTLMLCCLWAGVCTWISSLVRVENSYAFGLAGYTALIIIVTTGESPLLTPQFAVERCSEIVLGIVCAVMADLLFSPRSIKQDIDRLVDKVLVDQYRLLQLCIRPAEKTDIDRAWSDLVKNTTALNGMRSYLMMESSRWQRCDCRLQVLHTESLTLITQACETYLVLANHPDILTAELKTMLSEPAQTSAEIHQKMKKLRQFMGASHSDAIPHTISSWVGAATRYLLLSKGIHTNSSISRVEEEILAGVVPVKHVSAEGHHAMINGLRTGVATAIGGLFWLWTGWTSGAGCMVMIAVVTSLAMRTPNPRMVALDFLLGVIMALPIGALYFMFIIPATQQSMLLLCISLGLLAFIIGIEVQKRRLGSLGTLASTINIIVLSNPMQFNVSLFLDSALGQIVGCFVSLIVLLLIRDNAKDRTGRTLLNRFVYSAVSALTTNKARRNENHLPALYQQLNQLLMMFPGDLDKYRLALTLIIAHQRLNKTEVPVNAELSAFHKQIRYTADRVINAKNSQKRRYYFARLLQELDQYQQKLVDYQSPDSVTRPVKRLADMLHKYQSALI, encoded by the coding sequence ATGAGCAGCCCGGCTTTTATCCGCCTACGCTTTGCTTTCAAGCTCAGTTTTGCCATTTTGGCGGCGCTGTTCCTCGGTTTTCATCTGCAATTGGAAACACCGCGCTGGTCAGTATTGACTGCGGCGATTGTCGCCGCTGGCCCAGCTTTTGCGGCCGGTGGCGAACCTTTTTCCGGTGCAATTCGCCATCGTGGCTGGCTGCGTATTATCGGGACATTCATTGGCTGTATTGGTGGCTTGATTATTATTGTTCTGACCATCAGAGCGCCAGTATTGACTTTAATGCTTTGCTGTCTGTGGGCTGGGGTATGCACCTGGATTTCATCATTGGTTCGCGTTGAAAACTCCTATGCCTTTGGTTTAGCAGGTTATACCGCGCTTATCATCATTGTGACGACCGGCGAGAGTCCTTTATTAACACCGCAATTTGCGGTTGAACGCTGTAGCGAGATTGTGTTGGGGATCGTCTGCGCCGTGATGGCGGATCTACTGTTTTCCCCGCGATCAATTAAGCAAGATATTGATCGGCTGGTCGATAAAGTTTTAGTCGATCAATATCGGCTGTTGCAACTGTGTATTCGCCCGGCAGAAAAAACGGATATCGACCGCGCCTGGAGTGATTTAGTCAAAAATACTACGGCACTCAATGGGATGCGCAGCTATCTGATGATGGAATCTTCCCGTTGGCAGCGCTGTGATTGCCGTTTACAGGTATTGCATACTGAATCATTAACGTTAATCACTCAGGCGTGTGAAACCTATCTAGTGCTCGCCAATCACCCCGATATCTTGACCGCTGAACTGAAAACTATGTTAAGCGAACCGGCGCAAACGTCGGCTGAAATTCATCAAAAAATGAAAAAACTGCGCCAATTTATGGGTGCCAGCCACAGTGACGCAATCCCACATACCATTAGCAGTTGGGTCGGTGCGGCAACCCGCTATTTATTATTGTCAAAAGGGATTCATACCAACAGCAGCATTAGCCGGGTAGAGGAGGAGATTTTGGCCGGTGTTGTGCCGGTGAAACATGTCTCCGCCGAGGGGCACCATGCAATGATTAACGGTTTGCGTACCGGTGTCGCGACGGCGATTGGTGGGTTATTCTGGCTATGGACGGGCTGGACATCGGGGGCGGGCTGTATGGTGATGATTGCAGTGGTCACTTCGCTGGCGATGCGAACTCCTAATCCGCGCATGGTGGCGCTCGATTTTCTGCTGGGGGTGATTATGGCGCTGCCCATCGGGGCGCTTTACTTTATGTTTATCATTCCCGCGACTCAGCAAAGTATGTTGCTGTTATGCATCAGCCTAGGGCTGCTGGCATTTATTATTGGGATCGAAGTGCAAAAGCGGCGCTTGGGTTCATTGGGGACGCTAGCCAGCACCATCAACATTATCGTGCTGAGTAATCCGATGCAATTTAATGTCAGTTTGTTTCTCGACAGCGCATTAGGCCAAATTGTCGGCTGTTTCGTTTCCCTGATTGTGTTGTTGCTGATCCGCGATAATGCCAAGGACAGAACCGGCAGAACCTTATTAAACCGCTTTGTTTACAGCGCAGTATCTGCCCTGACCACCAATAAAGCGCGCCGCAATGAAAACCATTTACCGGCGCTATATCAGCAATTGAATCAGCTTTTGATGATGTTCCCCGGTGATCTCGACAAATATCGGCTGGCTTTGACTCTGATAATTGCTCATCAGCGGCTCAATAAAACGGAAGTCCCGGTTAATGCCGAATTGAGTGCTTTTCATAAGCAAATCCGCTATACCGCGGATCGCGTTATTAATGCCAAAAATTCGCAAAAACGGCGCTATTATTTTGCTCGGTTATTACAAGAATTAGACCAATATCAGCAGAAATTAGTGGATTATCAATCGCCTGATTCTGTTACCCGCCCAGTAAAACGGCTGGCTGATATGCTGCACAAGTATCAGAGTGCACTTATCTAA
- the aaeA gene encoding p-hydroxybenzoic acid efflux pump subunit AaeA, with amino-acid sequence MSTFALKIIRIGITLLVVLLAVIAVFKVWAFYTESPWTRDAKFTADVVAIAPDVSGLITDVPVKDNQLVQKGQILFVIDQPRYQQALAEAEADVAYYQTLAAEKQRESGRRQRLGVQALSQEEIDQSSNVLQTVRHQLAKAIAVRDLAQLDLERTTVRPPAEGWVTNLNVHAGEFINRGATAVALVKKDTFYILAYLEETKLEGVKPGYRAEITPLGSNRILHGTVDSISAGVTNSSSSADSKGLATIDNNLEWVRLAQRVPVKIRLDSDVQQHPYPAGTTATVVITGTNDRDPNQSSPIVKLMHRLREFG; translated from the coding sequence GTGAGTACTTTTGCATTAAAAATAATCCGCATCGGCATCACCTTATTGGTGGTTTTACTGGCTGTTATCGCTGTTTTTAAGGTATGGGCTTTTTATACCGAATCGCCGTGGACTCGTGATGCAAAATTTACCGCAGATGTGGTCGCGATTGCGCCAGATGTCAGTGGCTTAATTACTGATGTGCCGGTAAAAGACAACCAATTGGTGCAGAAAGGCCAAATCCTGTTTGTCATTGATCAGCCGCGCTATCAGCAAGCGCTGGCTGAAGCCGAGGCCGATGTTGCTTATTACCAAACACTGGCTGCTGAGAAACAACGGGAATCCGGCAGACGCCAACGTTTAGGGGTTCAGGCGCTGTCACAAGAAGAAATTGATCAATCCAGCAATGTGCTACAAACCGTCCGTCATCAATTGGCGAAAGCTATTGCGGTGCGTGATTTAGCGCAGCTTGATCTGGAGCGAACTACAGTGCGCCCGCCCGCTGAAGGCTGGGTAACCAACCTGAATGTCCATGCCGGAGAATTTATTAATCGCGGAGCCACCGCCGTTGCATTAGTGAAGAAAGACACTTTCTATATCTTGGCTTATTTGGAAGAGACCAAATTGGAAGGGGTTAAACCGGGGTATCGGGCAGAAATCACGCCGCTCGGCAGCAACCGCATTCTGCACGGCACCGTCGACAGTATCTCTGCGGGGGTGACCAACAGTAGCAGCAGTGCGGATAGCAAAGGGCTGGCGACCATTGATAATAATCTCGAATGGGTACGGCTGGCGCAGCGCGTGCCAGTGAAGATCCGCCTGGATAGTGACGTTCAGCAGCATCCTTACCCGGCGGGGACCACTGCGACTGTGGTCATCACGGGAACGAATGATCGCGACCCTAATCAATCATCGCCGATAGTGAAATTGATGCATCGCCTGCGCGAGTTTGGCTAA
- the aaeX gene encoding p-hydroxybenzoic acid efflux pump operon protein AaeX: protein MSLLPVMVIFGLSFPPIFLELLLSLALFFVVRRLLQPTGIYEFVWHPALFNTALYCCLFYLISHLSS, encoded by the coding sequence ATGAGTTTGCTTCCGGTGATGGTGATTTTCGGTCTGTCTTTCCCGCCGATATTTCTTGAACTGCTTCTTTCCCTGGCACTTTTTTTTGTGGTGCGCAGATTACTACAACCCACTGGTATTTATGAGTTTGTCTGGCATCCGGCACTGTTTAATACCGCGTTGTATTGCTGCCTTTTTTACTTAATTTCTCATCTTTCTTCCTGA
- the aaeR gene encoding HTH-type transcriptional activator AaeR, translating to MERLKRMSVFAKVVECGSFTGAARQLEMSVSSISQTVSKLETELNVKLLNRSTRRIGLTEAGRIYYQGCRRMLQEVQEVHEQLYAFNNTPTGTLRIGCSSTMAQNVLATMTAEMLKEYPGLSVNLVTGIPAPDLIADGLDVVIRVGALQDSGLFSRRLGSMPMVVCAAKSYLLQHGTPEKPSDMTNFSWLEYSVRPDSNFELIAPEGITTQISPQGRFVTNDSQTMIRWLKAGAGIAYAPLMWVIEEIKRGEVEVLFKKYHSDPRPVYALYTEKDKMPLKVQVCIDYLTEYFKRVAEIYHSYR from the coding sequence ATGGAAAGATTAAAACGGATGTCAGTATTTGCCAAAGTGGTTGAGTGCGGATCTTTTACCGGTGCTGCACGGCAGTTGGAAATGAGTGTTTCTTCAATCAGCCAGACCGTATCAAAACTGGAAACAGAGCTAAATGTTAAGCTGCTTAACCGCAGCACCCGTCGTATTGGCCTGACAGAAGCAGGGCGGATTTATTATCAGGGCTGCCGACGCATGTTGCAGGAAGTACAAGAAGTTCATGAGCAACTGTATGCTTTTAACAACACGCCGACCGGCACACTGCGCATCGGTTGTTCATCAACAATGGCACAAAATGTGCTGGCAACCATGACAGCTGAGATGCTGAAAGAGTACCCCGGCCTGTCAGTTAATCTGGTCACCGGTATTCCGGCTCCGGACTTGATTGCCGATGGTTTGGATGTAGTGATCCGCGTGGGTGCCTTACAGGATTCTGGGCTATTTTCCCGCCGCCTCGGTTCGATGCCGATGGTCGTATGTGCCGCCAAAAGCTATTTGTTGCAGCATGGCACCCCTGAAAAACCCAGTGACATGACCAACTTCTCTTGGCTGGAATACAGTGTGCGGCCAGACAGTAATTTTGAATTGATTGCACCAGAAGGTATTACCACGCAAATATCGCCACAGGGGCGCTTTGTCACCAATGACTCACAGACCATGATTCGCTGGTTAAAGGCGGGTGCCGGAATCGCCTATGCACCCCTCATGTGGGTAATAGAAGAAATCAAGCGTGGTGAAGTTGAAGTTCTGTTTAAAAAATACCATTCAGATCCCCGGCCGGTATATGCGTTATATACCGAGAAAGATAAAATGCCCCTCAAAGTTCAAGTCTGCATTGATTATTTAACCGAGTATTTTAAGCGTGTCGCTGAGATATATCACAGTTATCGCTAG
- the tldD gene encoding metalloprotease TldD yields the protein MSLSFVSEQLLAANKLNHQDLFSVLGQLAERRLDYADLYFQSSYHEAWVLEDSIIKDGSYNIDQGVGVRAVSGEKTGFAYADQITLNALQQSAHAARSIVRDTGNGKVHTLGEIRHQALYPLLDPLQSLSREDKIALLHRVDKVARAADKRVQEVSASLTGVYEQILVAATDGTLAADVRPLVRLSVSVLVEDNGKRERGASGGGGRFGYDYFLETVDGEVRADNFANEAVRMALVNLSAVAAPAGAMPVVLGAGWPGVLLHEAVGHGLEGDFNRRGSSVFSGQMGKLVASELCTVVDDGTMQGRRGSLAIDDEGVPGQYNVLIENGILKGYMQDKLNARLMGVAPTGNGRRESYAHLPMPRMTNTYMLAGKSTPEEIISSVEYGLYAPNFGGGQVDITSGKFVFSTSEAYLIEKGKITHAVKGATLIGSGIEAMQQISMVGNDLALDKGVGVCGKEGQSLPVGVGQPTLKLDNLTVGGTA from the coding sequence ATGAGCCTCTCGTTTGTCAGTGAGCAGTTACTCGCTGCTAACAAGCTGAACCATCAGGACTTGTTCTCAGTATTGGGGCAGTTGGCTGAACGCCGCCTCGATTATGCTGACCTGTATTTCCAGTCCAGCTACCACGAGGCCTGGGTGTTGGAAGACAGCATCATCAAAGATGGCTCTTACAATATTGATCAGGGTGTCGGCGTGCGAGCGGTCAGCGGTGAAAAAACCGGTTTTGCCTATGCCGATCAAATCACCCTGAATGCTTTACAGCAAAGTGCCCATGCGGCGCGCAGTATCGTGCGCGATACCGGCAACGGCAAAGTGCATACCTTAGGCGAGATTCGCCATCAAGCACTTTATCCGCTGCTCGACCCGCTACAAAGCTTGTCACGGGAAGACAAAATCGCCTTGCTACATCGCGTCGATAAAGTGGCGCGTGCTGCAGATAAACGCGTGCAAGAAGTGAGCGCCAGTCTGACCGGTGTGTATGAACAAATTCTGGTGGCTGCCACCGACGGCACATTAGCGGCGGATGTGCGCCCACTGGTGCGGCTGTCGGTCAGTGTATTGGTGGAAGATAATGGCAAACGCGAACGCGGTGCCAGCGGTGGCGGTGGCCGTTTCGGCTATGACTACTTCCTGGAAACCGTCGATGGCGAAGTGCGGGCTGATAATTTTGCTAATGAAGCGGTCAGAATGGCATTGGTTAATTTGTCCGCCGTTGCCGCTCCGGCCGGTGCTATGCCGGTAGTATTAGGCGCAGGCTGGCCGGGCGTGCTGCTGCATGAGGCGGTTGGTCACGGGTTGGAAGGCGATTTTAACCGCCGTGGCAGCTCCGTATTCAGCGGCCAAATGGGTAAATTGGTGGCTTCAGAACTCTGTACCGTGGTGGACGATGGCACGATGCAAGGTCGCCGTGGCTCACTGGCCATCGACGATGAAGGGGTGCCGGGCCAGTACAACGTACTGATTGAAAACGGTATTCTGAAAGGTTACATGCAGGATAAACTGAATGCCCGTCTGATGGGCGTTGCGCCGACCGGTAATGGCCGCCGTGAATCCTATGCCCATTTGCCGATGCCGCGCATGACCAATACTTATATGCTGGCGGGCAAATCGACACCGGAAGAGATCATCTCCAGTGTGGAATATGGCCTGTATGCACCTAACTTTGGTGGTGGTCAGGTGGATATCACCTCCGGCAAATTTGTGTTCTCAACTTCCGAAGCTTACTTAATTGAGAAAGGCAAAATCACCCACGCGGTGAAAGGTGCAACCTTGATTGGCTCCGGCATTGAAGCTATGCAGCAGATTTCCATGGTCGGTAACGATCTGGCGCTGGATAAAGGCGTCGGAGTGTGTGGCAAAGAGGGGCAAAGCCTACCAGTGGGGGTCGGTCAACCGACTCTGAAACTGGATAATTTAACCGTGGGTGGCACGGCGTAG
- the nit1 gene encoding deaminated glutathione amidase has product MKNANVALLQLCSGENTRDNLAQIEQQIKQLNSGIQLVMTPENALLFANAASYRHHAEQHNDGPLQQEVREMARKYNVWIQVGSMPMISRESPELITTSSLLFDNQGELKARYDKIHMFDVDINDAHGRYRESDTYQPGQQLTVVDTPVGRLGMTVCYDLRFPGLFQALRAQGAEIISVPSAFTKMTGEAHWEILLRARAIENQCVILAAAQVGRHGATRRTWGHTMAVDAWGKILAQNPDAVAALKVKIDTKGLETIRNQMPVLQHNRFLPPLVPQSHKLSSNS; this is encoded by the coding sequence ATGAAAAATGCCAATGTTGCATTATTACAGTTATGCAGCGGTGAAAATACCCGTGACAATCTGGCTCAAATTGAGCAGCAGATCAAACAGTTAAACTCAGGTATTCAACTGGTTATGACGCCGGAGAATGCATTGCTATTTGCCAATGCCGCCTCATACCGACACCATGCTGAACAGCATAATGACGGGCCATTGCAGCAAGAAGTCCGTGAGATGGCGCGCAAATATAATGTCTGGATTCAAGTGGGTTCAATGCCAATGATAAGCCGGGAGTCACCGGAGCTTATTACCACCAGTAGCTTACTGTTTGATAATCAGGGCGAGCTGAAAGCCCGCTATGACAAAATCCATATGTTTGATGTGGATATAAACGACGCCCATGGCCGCTATCGTGAATCGGATACCTATCAGCCGGGGCAACAACTGACCGTGGTGGATACGCCGGTAGGCCGCTTGGGTATGACGGTTTGCTATGATTTGCGCTTCCCCGGCTTGTTCCAAGCTCTACGGGCGCAGGGGGCTGAGATTATTTCAGTCCCATCGGCCTTTACCAAAATGACCGGTGAGGCCCACTGGGAAATTTTATTGCGCGCACGGGCGATTGAAAACCAGTGTGTGATACTGGCCGCTGCACAGGTCGGGCGTCATGGCGCGACCCGCCGTACTTGGGGCCACACCATGGCAGTCGATGCTTGGGGGAAAATATTAGCCCAAAACCCAGATGCGGTGGCTGCCTTAAAAGTCAAAATTGACACTAAGGGCTTAGAAACTATTCGTAATCAGATGCCGGTATTGCAGCATAATCGCTTCCTACCGCCGCTGGTGCCGCAGTCGCATAAACTATCATCTAATTCATGA